The Algoriphagus sanaruensis genome window below encodes:
- a CDS encoding N-acetylmuramoyl-L-alanine amidase — translation MNRSSLNILALLLGVSLFSCSPKATFRIIDKPITWNAEREQLSIQYLKDRHGLEKNNATIEPKMVVVHWTAVPSIEVTFDVFNPSTLGGRADLTGASNLNVSSQFLIDRDGTVFRLLPDTTFARHVIGLNYLAIGIENVGSNDMPLTKAQLEANEKLIRYLKRKYPIEYVIGHHEYQNFQGTDLWKEADPNYRTIKTDPGDKFMNQLRKKLADLNLKPVPKL, via the coding sequence ATGAATAGAAGTTCCCTTAATATCCTAGCCCTTTTATTGGGCGTTAGCCTGTTTTCCTGTAGCCCCAAAGCTACCTTCCGCATCATCGACAAACCTATCACTTGGAATGCCGAACGAGAACAACTTTCCATCCAATACCTGAAAGACCGACACGGCTTAGAAAAAAACAACGCCACGATCGAACCGAAAATGGTGGTCGTTCATTGGACAGCTGTGCCTTCAATAGAAGTGACCTTTGACGTTTTCAATCCCTCAACTTTAGGAGGAAGAGCCGATTTGACGGGAGCTAGTAACCTAAATGTTTCCAGTCAATTTTTGATTGATAGAGACGGAACCGTATTTCGACTTTTACCCGACACCACCTTTGCACGGCACGTGATTGGCTTAAATTATTTGGCCATCGGCATCGAAAATGTCGGTAGTAACGACATGCCCCTCACCAAAGCTCAATTGGAAGCCAATGAAAAACTCATTCGGTACCTCAAGCGAAAATACCCCATCGAGTATGTCATCGGACATCATGAATATCAAAATTTCCAAGGGACTGATTTATGGAAAGAGGCAGATCCAAACTATAGAACCATCAAAACCGATCCCGGAGATAAATTCATGAATCAGCTTCGAAAAAAATTGGCAGACCTTAACCTTAAGCCAGTTCCTAAGCTTTGA
- a CDS encoding exopolyphosphatase, which translates to MSTRKAAVIDMGTNTFHLLLVELNGVGFRTIYKEKIPVKLGQGGISQNQLAEDAQKRAFHTLKHFKNLIDGEGIDQVFAFATSAVRNAENGPAFVQKVKEDIGIEIHVISGEEEAQLIYEGINLSGSLNGHVNLMMDIGGGSVEFIIGTSTEVFWKRSFEIGGQRLLDAFHYHDPILPEEVEKLESYCGEKLQPLLEAIEKYKPTSLVGASGTFDTLTDIYYESMLQCKLTGQHVFELPTSEFQRIFTLLKSKNREERLKIPGMIAMRVDMIVVASCLIEFILRYVPVNSMICSHYSLKEGAVSRLLTGKVTA; encoded by the coding sequence ATGAGTACCAGAAAGGCTGCGGTGATCGACATGGGGACCAATACATTTCACTTGTTATTGGTAGAACTCAATGGGGTCGGTTTTAGAACAATTTATAAAGAAAAGATTCCCGTTAAACTCGGTCAGGGCGGTATTAGCCAAAATCAACTTGCGGAAGATGCCCAGAAACGGGCTTTTCATACACTCAAACATTTCAAAAACCTGATTGATGGTGAAGGCATTGATCAGGTTTTTGCATTTGCGACCTCAGCAGTTCGAAATGCAGAAAACGGCCCTGCCTTTGTTCAGAAAGTGAAAGAGGATATCGGCATTGAAATTCATGTGATTTCTGGTGAAGAAGAAGCACAATTGATCTATGAAGGAATCAATCTTTCCGGTTCACTCAATGGACATGTCAACTTAATGATGGATATCGGAGGTGGCTCCGTGGAATTTATCATTGGAACCTCCACAGAAGTTTTTTGGAAAAGAAGCTTTGAAATTGGAGGCCAGCGACTGCTCGATGCTTTTCATTACCATGATCCGATTTTACCTGAAGAGGTAGAAAAGCTGGAATCGTATTGTGGTGAAAAACTCCAACCGCTTTTGGAAGCAATCGAAAAATATAAGCCAACCAGCTTAGTAGGGGCATCAGGCACCTTTGATACCCTGACAGACATCTATTACGAATCTATGCTCCAATGCAAGCTCACCGGGCAGCACGTGTTTGAGTTACCGACTAGTGAATTCCAACGGATTTTCACTTTGCTGAAATCAAAAAATCGGGAGGAGCGCTTAAAAATACCGGGAATGATTGCCATGCGGGTAGACATGATTGTGGTCGCCAGCTGCTTAATTGAGTTTATCTTGAGATATGTCCCTGTCAACTCGATGATCTGCTCTCATTATTCCCTAAAAGAAGGAGCAGTTTCCAGATTGCTTACAGGAAAAGTCACCGCTTAG
- a CDS encoding Ldh family oxidoreductase translates to MQNFSYDHLYRFTYDMLTKIGCPESDAKIATEVLLSADLRGVDSHGVARLSGYVRLWEKGRINATPNVRVTYETPSTAVVDGDSGLGLVVAPFAMKVAIEKAKNVGTGWVSVKNSNHYGIAGYHAMMALEHDMIGISLTNASPLVSPTFSKERLLGTNPISVAIPANEEPAFVADMATTTAANGKLEILQRKGLDTPTGWVQDRDGNPTTSANGVKDGGALLPLGGDREHGSHKGYALGAIVDIFSAVLSGANYGPWVPPFVAFLDPLPNLVGEGIGHFFGAMRVDAFRPADEFKSHMDNWIRRFRSAEPTPGNEKVLIPGDPERELEAIRRTDGIPLLDPVVKDLTQLGERFGVKF, encoded by the coding sequence ATGCAAAATTTCTCCTACGATCACCTGTACCGTTTCACCTATGACATGCTAACCAAAATCGGCTGTCCGGAGTCTGATGCCAAAATCGCCACCGAAGTATTGCTTTCGGCGGACTTGCGCGGAGTGGACAGTCATGGAGTGGCAAGACTTAGCGGCTATGTGAGATTGTGGGAAAAAGGGAGAATTAATGCCACTCCAAACGTCCGAGTAACCTATGAAACTCCTTCTACCGCCGTGGTCGATGGGGACAGTGGATTGGGTCTAGTTGTGGCTCCTTTTGCCATGAAGGTTGCTATTGAAAAAGCCAAAAATGTGGGAACTGGCTGGGTTTCGGTAAAAAACTCCAACCATTATGGCATCGCAGGCTACCATGCAATGATGGCATTGGAACATGACATGATTGGGATTTCATTGACCAATGCTAGTCCTTTGGTATCCCCAACTTTTTCCAAAGAAAGACTACTAGGCACCAACCCCATTTCCGTAGCAATTCCAGCGAATGAAGAGCCTGCATTTGTTGCCGATATGGCCACGACTACAGCTGCCAATGGGAAACTGGAAATTCTTCAGCGCAAAGGTTTGGATACTCCAACGGGCTGGGTTCAAGATCGAGATGGAAACCCTACCACTTCCGCAAACGGGGTGAAAGACGGCGGCGCCTTGCTTCCTCTTGGCGGAGATCGGGAGCACGGTTCACACAAAGGCTATGCACTCGGTGCAATCGTGGACATTTTCTCAGCGGTGCTTTCCGGGGCAAATTATGGACCTTGGGTACCTCCATTTGTGGCATTCCTTGATCCTCTTCCCAACTTGGTTGGTGAAGGAATTGGTCATTTTTTTGGTGCGATGCGTGTGGATGCGTTCCGACCTGCCGATGAATTCAAATCTCATATGGACAATTGGATTCGTCGATTCCGCTCAGCAGAACCTACTCCAGGAAACGAAAAAGTTTTAATTCCAGGAGATCCGGAGCGGGAATTGGAAGCAATTCGAAGAACGGATGGCATTCCTTTGCTTGATCCAGTTGTGAAAGATTTAACACAATTGGGTGAAAGGTTTGGGGTGAAGTTTTGA
- a CDS encoding GNAT family N-acetyltransferase: protein MKDMLVRLMELPDVSELEKRLLEKEKIVFRRAIAPEKHLVSEWVMEQFGAYWKSEVEVAFSRQPVSCWIAQRGNDILGFACYESTARNFFGPTGTKETERGKGVGKVLLIKSLESLREMGYVYAIIGGVGPVEFYEKAVGAKLIEGSEVSIYQNLLRKS, encoded by the coding sequence ATGAAAGACATGCTCGTTCGCTTGATGGAACTCCCCGACGTCTCCGAATTAGAAAAGAGACTGTTGGAAAAAGAGAAAATCGTGTTTCGAAGAGCAATTGCTCCTGAAAAACACCTCGTCAGCGAATGGGTAATGGAGCAGTTTGGGGCATATTGGAAATCCGAAGTAGAAGTTGCTTTTTCTCGACAGCCAGTTTCTTGTTGGATCGCCCAGAGGGGAAATGATATCTTAGGCTTTGCCTGCTACGAATCCACTGCTCGCAATTTTTTCGGTCCAACAGGGACGAAAGAAACCGAGCGGGGAAAAGGCGTCGGTAAAGTCCTTTTGATAAAATCCTTGGAATCTCTTCGGGAAATGGGCTATGTCTACGCCATCATTGGGGGAGTAGGCCCAGTAGAATTTTACGAAAAAGCCGTGGGCGCAAAACTTATCGAAGGTTCCGAAGTCAGTATTTACCAGAACTTACTTAGAAAATCATGA
- a CDS encoding M42 family metallopeptidase, whose translation MNKFENETHFLKTYLNNASPTGFEASGQQIWLDYIKPFVDTYFTDNYGTAVGVINPETDYKVVIEAHADEISWFVNYIKDDGYIYVRRNGGSDHMIAPSMRVNIHTDKGIIPGVFGWPAIHVRKDGKEDTPTLDNIFIDVGARSKAEVEELGIHVGCVITFQDELIELNGKFWSGRALDNRIGGYMIAQVAKKIKDAGKKLPFGLYVVNAVQEEIGLRGAEMIAHRIKPNMAIITDVCHDTTAPLYNKVTSGDQTAGKGPVLTYGASVHKKLLDLIIATARQHEIPFQRAAASRSTGTDTDAFAYSNEGVPSALISLPLKYMHTTVEMASKQDIEQVIDLMYAFLVDFDPSFDFRYIS comes from the coding sequence ATGAATAAATTTGAAAACGAAACCCATTTTCTAAAAACTTATCTCAACAATGCCTCACCCACCGGCTTTGAGGCTTCGGGTCAGCAGATTTGGCTCGATTACATCAAACCATTTGTTGATACCTATTTTACCGATAACTACGGCACGGCTGTTGGAGTAATCAATCCTGAGACTGATTACAAAGTTGTCATCGAAGCACATGCAGACGAAATCAGCTGGTTTGTTAACTACATCAAGGATGACGGTTATATCTATGTCCGTAGAAATGGAGGGTCGGATCACATGATTGCTCCTTCAATGCGGGTAAATATTCACACCGATAAAGGCATTATACCGGGTGTTTTTGGTTGGCCAGCTATCCATGTGCGCAAGGATGGGAAAGAAGATACCCCAACCTTAGACAATATTTTTATCGATGTGGGAGCTCGTTCTAAAGCTGAGGTGGAGGAATTGGGAATTCATGTCGGATGTGTGATTACTTTCCAAGATGAATTAATCGAACTCAATGGGAAATTTTGGTCAGGTAGAGCACTTGATAATCGAATTGGAGGTTATATGATCGCTCAAGTAGCCAAAAAGATCAAAGATGCAGGGAAAAAGTTGCCATTTGGACTCTACGTTGTTAATGCAGTTCAGGAGGAAATCGGTCTACGAGGCGCCGAGATGATCGCACACCGAATCAAACCTAATATGGCGATCATCACGGATGTTTGCCATGATACCACAGCACCTTTATATAATAAGGTGACAAGTGGGGATCAAACTGCTGGAAAAGGTCCTGTCTTAACCTATGGGGCTTCGGTTCATAAAAAATTGCTCGATTTGATAATTGCGACTGCTCGACAGCATGAGATTCCTTTTCAACGAGCTGCTGCCTCAAGAAGCACGGGTACAGATACGGATGCATTTGCCTATTCCAATGAAGGGGTGCCATCGGCTTTGATTTCACTTCCATTAAAATACATGCATACTACAGTGGAGATGGCAAGCAAACAGGATATCGAGCAAGTCATCGATTTGATGTATGCATTCTTGGTGGATTTCGATCCAAGCTTTGATTTTAGATATATCAGTTAA
- a CDS encoding acyl-CoA carboxylase subunit beta, whose product MTDPKNPLYTLPSNAEKIELLAKKNAEAELGGGKARIESQHKKGKLTARERIDLLLDEGTFEEIDKFVMHRAKDFGLDKEHYLGDGVITGYGEINGRLVYVFSQDFTVFGGSLSETHAEKICKIMDLAMKNGAPLIGLNDSGGARIQEGVNSLGGYADIFYRNTLASGVIPQISAIMGPCAGGAVYSPAITDFILMVENTSYMFVTGPNVVKTVTQENVTAEELGGASTHSTKSGVTHFACANEVEAIRHIKRLLSYIPQNCEDQAPVYPYELKKDESRKALDSIIPENPNHPYDMRDVVRGIVDEESFLEVHENYADNIVVGFARIAGRSIGIVGNQPQSMAGVLDNHASIKAARFVRFCDSFNVPLLVLVDVPGFLPGTDQEWNGIITNGAKLLYSFSEATVPRITVITRKAYGGAYDVMNSKHIGADMNYAWPTAEIAVMGAKGAAEIIFKKEIAEAENQEAKLQEKVDEYTAKFANPYRAAHRGFIDEVIVPSDTRIKLIKAFKMLENKVDKLPRKKHGNIPL is encoded by the coding sequence ATGACTGATCCCAAAAATCCTTTGTATACCCTTCCGAGTAATGCTGAAAAAATTGAACTATTGGCTAAGAAAAATGCTGAAGCAGAACTTGGAGGAGGAAAAGCCCGCATTGAATCCCAGCATAAAAAAGGGAAACTAACCGCTAGAGAGCGAATTGATTTGTTGCTAGACGAAGGCACATTTGAGGAAATTGACAAGTTTGTGATGCACCGTGCCAAGGACTTTGGTCTGGATAAGGAGCATTACCTCGGCGATGGAGTAATTACAGGTTATGGTGAAATCAATGGTCGATTGGTCTACGTTTTCTCTCAGGACTTTACGGTTTTTGGAGGCTCACTTTCTGAAACTCATGCTGAAAAGATTTGTAAGATCATGGATTTGGCTATGAAAAATGGGGCTCCTCTGATTGGTCTTAATGACTCTGGCGGCGCTCGAATTCAAGAAGGTGTCAATTCACTCGGAGGCTATGCGGATATCTTTTATCGTAACACCTTGGCCTCTGGAGTCATTCCTCAAATCTCTGCCATCATGGGGCCTTGCGCAGGTGGAGCGGTATATTCCCCAGCGATTACGGACTTTATCTTGATGGTAGAAAATACCTCCTACATGTTCGTGACTGGACCTAATGTGGTGAAAACGGTGACTCAAGAAAATGTCACTGCAGAAGAACTTGGAGGAGCATCAACTCATAGTACCAAGTCTGGTGTGACTCATTTTGCTTGTGCTAATGAAGTGGAGGCAATACGCCACATTAAGCGCTTACTGAGTTACATTCCTCAGAACTGCGAGGATCAAGCTCCGGTGTATCCGTATGAATTAAAGAAAGATGAGTCCAGAAAAGCCTTGGATTCCATCATTCCCGAGAATCCAAATCACCCTTACGACATGCGTGATGTGGTGAGGGGTATCGTCGATGAGGAGTCCTTCCTGGAGGTTCATGAAAATTACGCAGATAATATTGTGGTGGGCTTTGCTCGTATTGCAGGCCGTAGTATTGGAATTGTTGGAAATCAGCCTCAATCCATGGCGGGAGTATTGGATAATCATGCCTCAATTAAAGCTGCCCGATTTGTACGTTTTTGCGATAGCTTTAATGTGCCTTTGTTGGTATTGGTGGATGTTCCTGGATTTTTACCGGGGACAGATCAAGAGTGGAATGGTATTATCACTAATGGGGCGAAATTATTATATTCATTCTCAGAGGCTACAGTTCCAAGAATTACCGTGATCACCCGAAAAGCGTATGGCGGTGCTTATGACGTGATGAATTCCAAACATATCGGAGCAGATATGAACTATGCCTGGCCTACTGCGGAAATCGCTGTAATGGGAGCAAAAGGCGCTGCGGAAATCATTTTCAAAAAAGAAATTGCTGAAGCTGAAAATCAGGAAGCCAAACTCCAGGAGAAAGTGGATGAATACACCGCGAAGTTTGCCAATCCCTATCGGGCAGCCCATCGTGGCTTTATTGATGAAGTCATTGTGCCTTCAGACACTCGAATCAAATTGATCAAAGCCTTTAAAATGCTCGAAAATAAGGTAGATAAACTGCCAAGAAAAAAGCACGGGAATATTCCGTTGTAA
- a CDS encoding four helix bundle protein: protein MSIRTFEDFEVWKKGREVRLFVQKVVKNFPPEEKYALAIQIRKSSRSITNNIAEGYGRFFYQENIQFCRISRGSLSESLDHMIVAFDEGYISESN from the coding sequence GTGAGCATAAGGACTTTTGAGGACTTTGAAGTTTGGAAAAAAGGGAGGGAAGTCAGACTTTTCGTCCAAAAGGTGGTTAAAAATTTTCCTCCTGAGGAAAAATATGCCCTAGCAATACAGATACGAAAATCCTCTAGATCGATCACCAATAACATTGCCGAAGGATATGGAAGGTTTTTCTATCAAGAAAATATCCAGTTCTGTCGTATCTCGAGAGGATCTCTATCCGAAAGCCTAGACCATATGATTGTGGCTTTTGATGAAGGGTATATCTCAGAGTCAAATTGA
- a CDS encoding ABC transporter substrate-binding protein, whose protein sequence is MEFKDQLQRKIFLPKTPERIISLVPSQTELLVDLGLEDRIVGVTKFCVHPNHLRKCKAIVGGTKNYRFDVVDALQPDLIIGNKEENDKEGMDQLSEKYPVWMSDIFTLEDAFQMIRQIAKMTNTSDQGERVIQRINDSFQCPVPFKGTCLYLIWNDPIMVAGKDTFIDFMLEKAGFKNLAKGSRYPVLNLEDVILLNPDFVLLSSEPYPFKENHLLYFKSILPESQIRLVNGELFSWYGSRLVQSAAYFQGL, encoded by the coding sequence ATGGAATTCAAGGATCAACTCCAACGGAAAATTTTTCTACCCAAAACTCCCGAGAGGATCATTTCTTTGGTGCCTTCTCAAACAGAGCTCTTGGTGGATTTAGGCTTGGAGGATAGAATTGTTGGGGTTACAAAGTTTTGTGTTCATCCCAATCACCTAAGAAAATGTAAAGCTATCGTTGGTGGGACGAAGAATTATCGATTTGATGTGGTTGATGCTCTCCAGCCGGATTTGATCATTGGGAATAAAGAAGAAAATGACAAAGAGGGGATGGATCAATTATCTGAAAAGTATCCGGTTTGGATGAGTGATATATTTACTTTGGAAGACGCTTTTCAGATGATTCGCCAAATCGCAAAGATGACAAATACCTCCGACCAAGGCGAAAGGGTGATTCAGCGGATTAATGATTCATTTCAATGCCCAGTTCCGTTTAAGGGAACCTGTTTATATCTCATTTGGAATGACCCAATAATGGTGGCTGGCAAAGACACCTTTATCGATTTCATGCTAGAAAAAGCTGGATTTAAAAATTTGGCGAAGGGTTCGAGATATCCTGTTTTGAATTTGGAAGATGTAATCCTATTAAATCCTGATTTTGTCCTCTTGAGTTCTGAGCCATATCCTTTTAAAGAAAATCACCTGCTTTATTTTAAGTCAATTTTGCCCGAGTCGCAGATTCGATTAGTAAATGGGGAGTTATTTTCATGGTATGGAAGTAGGCTGGTTCAATCTGCAGCATATTTTCAAGGATTATAG
- a CDS encoding glycoside hydrolase family 10 protein has translation MNSIPRLFCLFLISILLFGACKSKKPVVTTSKRPSTSTSTIPPKTSETLPTKTLPAVTLKPLSYQMPDIPREFRGVWIATVANIDWPVSPDSPWEVQKGEFLKLLDYYKNLNFNAVIVQIRTAGDAFYPSNYAPWSKYLTGKQGKAPASQENPLTWMIKEAHNRGLEFHAWLNPYRATMDLKTEELSQDHDFFKHREWMLKYGTKWYYDPGLPEVKNHLLAIIKEVVTNYDIDAIHFDDYFYPYKEPKQDFPDQKSFQKYRKSGQSIDDWRRQNVNELIQALHFTIKDLKPWVQFGISPFGVWRNQNKDPKGSPTQAGQTNYDDLYADVLLWMKNKWIDYLIPQLYWSMEHRLASHRKLADWWSNNNFGIPVYIGNGPYKIREDSDEAWKNPSELNSQVNYARTLPQIHGNAFFSAKSIFIKNQDIAQRLKNEVYDRPTLPPSFEPKTPAIIEIPVVLDVKTLAEKTQINLEKPLDPAIRYAMVQGGNDLNSLHEAIIHTAWVGGARVRYLEVPSLNTEYLAIRWIDHYGRIVQTQVFQTPKSTRP, from the coding sequence ATGAATTCCATCCCAAGACTCTTTTGCCTTTTCCTAATCAGCATTCTTTTATTTGGGGCATGTAAGTCCAAAAAGCCAGTTGTTACCACTTCAAAAAGACCAAGTACATCAACCTCTACGATTCCCCCTAAAACCAGCGAAACACTTCCTACCAAAACACTACCTGCAGTTACGCTCAAGCCTTTAAGCTATCAAATGCCAGATATTCCTCGAGAATTTCGGGGGGTGTGGATCGCCACCGTCGCTAATATAGACTGGCCTGTTTCCCCAGATTCTCCATGGGAAGTTCAAAAAGGTGAATTCCTCAAGCTATTGGATTATTATAAAAACCTAAATTTTAACGCTGTCATTGTCCAAATCCGCACTGCAGGTGATGCTTTCTATCCGAGCAATTACGCTCCTTGGTCAAAATACCTGACCGGAAAACAGGGCAAGGCTCCTGCATCGCAAGAAAACCCACTGACTTGGATGATCAAAGAGGCACATAACCGGGGACTGGAATTTCACGCTTGGCTGAATCCCTATCGCGCTACGATGGATTTGAAAACCGAGGAACTGAGCCAGGACCATGATTTTTTCAAACACCGGGAGTGGATGCTGAAATATGGTACCAAATGGTATTACGATCCAGGACTACCCGAGGTAAAAAACCATCTTTTGGCCATCATCAAAGAAGTGGTTACCAACTACGACATCGATGCCATTCATTTTGACGACTATTTCTATCCCTACAAGGAGCCCAAACAGGATTTTCCTGATCAAAAAAGTTTTCAAAAGTACCGCAAATCAGGACAATCGATTGATGATTGGCGGAGGCAAAATGTCAACGAGCTAATCCAAGCCCTCCACTTCACAATCAAGGATTTGAAACCTTGGGTGCAGTTCGGAATCTCTCCATTTGGAGTATGGAGAAATCAGAACAAAGACCCGAAAGGATCACCTACCCAGGCGGGGCAGACCAATTACGATGACCTTTATGCAGATGTCTTGCTTTGGATGAAAAACAAATGGATCGACTACCTAATTCCTCAACTCTATTGGAGCATGGAGCATCGATTGGCTTCTCATCGTAAACTTGCCGATTGGTGGTCCAACAACAATTTTGGTATCCCTGTGTACATTGGTAATGGACCCTACAAAATCCGCGAGGACTCCGATGAGGCTTGGAAAAACCCTTCCGAGCTTAATTCCCAAGTCAACTACGCTCGAACCTTACCACAGATTCACGGAAATGCATTTTTCTCTGCCAAATCGATCTTTATCAAAAACCAGGATATTGCGCAGCGACTGAAAAATGAGGTCTATGATCGCCCTACCTTGCCTCCTTCATTTGAGCCAAAGACACCAGCGATAATTGAGATTCCCGTTGTCTTAGATGTAAAAACCTTAGCTGAAAAAACCCAAATCAACCTCGAAAAACCATTGGATCCAGCCATCCGATACGCCATGGTTCAAGGAGGAAATGACCTCAACTCCCTTCATGAAGCAATTATTCATACGGCTTGGGTAGGTGGAGCAAGAGTCCGATATTTAGAAGTACCGAGTTTGAATACCGAATATTTGGCCATACGATGGATTGATCATTATGGGCGAATTGTACAAACTCAGGTTTTTCAAACCCCAAAATCTACCCGCCCATGA
- a CDS encoding MFS transporter, which produces MTQKPTKNPWIWVPTLYLTESMPYVVIITVSVIMYKNLGISNADIGLYTSFLYLPWVIKPIWSPILELFGNKKQWFLSMQLILSLVFLGVGMTTGVDQFFTITLAFFWMGAFASATNDIASDGLYLIALKPDQQSFFVGMRSTFYRVGMITGQGLIVVIAGNLEQKLSNPAQAWSWTMIGVGALMLTLTGVNYLSTPKVIEARVAKEDQPSFGKVFSTFFTKKNIGLSLGFVLLYRLGESQLVKMASPFFLDSREAGGLGLSTTEVGFIYGTLGVIALLAGGILGGILISRDGLGKWMIPMAFAINAPNIGYIFLSWLQPEHVVFATTVVFIEQLGYGFGFAAFMVFLIFLAEGIFKTAHYALATGFMAMGMMLPGMLSGYMQQWLGYPGFFVWVVIATIPGFVMAYVVKYPREFGKKNS; this is translated from the coding sequence ATGACCCAAAAACCGACCAAAAACCCATGGATTTGGGTTCCTACGCTATATCTAACCGAATCCATGCCTTATGTGGTCATTATCACGGTTTCAGTAATTATGTACAAAAACCTCGGCATCTCCAATGCTGATATCGGATTGTACACCTCCTTTTTGTATTTGCCTTGGGTTATCAAACCGATCTGGAGTCCGATTTTGGAGCTTTTTGGAAACAAAAAACAATGGTTTCTCAGCATGCAGCTGATCCTTTCACTGGTCTTTTTGGGGGTGGGAATGACTACGGGAGTAGATCAGTTTTTTACGATTACCTTGGCTTTCTTCTGGATGGGAGCCTTTGCCTCAGCGACCAACGACATCGCTTCAGATGGACTATACCTGATCGCTTTGAAACCCGATCAGCAGAGTTTTTTTGTGGGAATGCGGAGCACGTTTTATCGTGTTGGTATGATTACGGGGCAGGGATTGATTGTGGTCATTGCTGGAAATTTGGAGCAAAAGCTTAGCAATCCAGCACAAGCTTGGTCTTGGACTATGATCGGAGTGGGTGCCTTGATGCTCACCTTGACGGGCGTAAATTACCTTTCTACTCCAAAAGTCATCGAAGCAAGAGTAGCCAAAGAAGACCAACCGAGCTTTGGAAAGGTCTTTTCCACCTTTTTCACCAAAAAAAATATCGGGCTTTCCTTGGGCTTTGTCCTGCTTTATCGACTGGGGGAATCTCAGTTGGTCAAGATGGCTTCTCCGTTTTTCCTGGACTCCAGAGAAGCAGGAGGATTGGGCTTGAGTACAACTGAGGTAGGCTTTATTTATGGCACCTTGGGCGTAATTGCTTTGTTGGCTGGGGGAATTTTGGGAGGAATATTGATTTCCCGTGATGGATTGGGCAAGTGGATGATACCCATGGCTTTTGCCATCAATGCACCGAATATTGGGTATATTTTCCTGTCTTGGCTCCAACCTGAGCATGTGGTTTTTGCAACCACTGTCGTCTTTATCGAGCAACTGGGCTATGGATTTGGCTTTGCTGCCTTTATGGTTTTTCTGATTTTCTTAGCCGAAGGAATTTTCAAAACCGCCCATTATGCGCTCGCAACTGGTTTTATGGCTATGGGCATGATGCTACCCGGGATGCTGAGCGGATACATGCAGCAATGGCTGGGCTATCCAGGTTTCTTTGTTTGGGTGGTGATCGCTACGATTCCGGGATTTGTGATGGCGTATGTGGTGAAGTATCCGAGGGAATTTGGGAAAAAGAATTCTTGA